One window of Microbacterium sp. Root61 genomic DNA carries:
- a CDS encoding acyl-CoA dehydrogenase family protein has product MDFALRQEDRNLLDEFRAYLDGLVEEGFYANPGLVGPDHAMGAAENEERKAFLARLGADGWLGISWPVEYGGRAATGIQQWLLLDELNRRQFPSMMLGVLMIGPTILRIGSDAQKRDYLPGLLSGEHEFCLGYTEPGAGTDLANLQTRAVRDGDDYVINGQKIYTTAAQYATHVWLCVRTGAPDSRHAGISVIIVPLDTPGITVRPLITGADYRVNEVFYDNVRVPATNRVGEENEGWKVVAMALDFERTPTANRLVREFGELLHWATAVNADGVRPADDPLVRANIGKLSARMEVMRMFSLRIAGMVANGQVPNVEGSMAKIWSSDFGQQLTDAAISMMGREGVIGLGEPDAPLDGVMELTYRESTVFRFAAGTNEVQRDIIAQRGLGLPKNRR; this is encoded by the coding sequence ATGGATTTCGCGCTGAGACAAGAAGACAGGAACCTGCTCGACGAGTTCCGGGCATACCTGGACGGGCTCGTGGAAGAGGGTTTCTACGCGAATCCTGGTCTCGTCGGACCCGACCACGCGATGGGCGCGGCGGAGAACGAGGAACGCAAGGCATTCCTCGCCCGACTCGGAGCCGACGGGTGGCTCGGCATCTCCTGGCCGGTCGAATACGGCGGCCGGGCTGCCACCGGTATTCAGCAGTGGCTCCTTCTCGATGAACTCAACCGTCGTCAATTCCCCAGCATGATGCTCGGGGTGCTGATGATCGGCCCCACGATCCTTCGCATCGGATCGGACGCGCAGAAGCGCGACTACCTGCCGGGACTGCTCTCCGGCGAGCACGAGTTCTGCCTCGGATACACCGAGCCGGGAGCCGGTACGGATCTGGCGAACCTGCAGACCCGCGCTGTGCGCGATGGCGACGACTACGTCATCAACGGGCAGAAGATCTACACGACGGCGGCGCAGTACGCGACCCACGTGTGGCTGTGCGTGCGGACGGGTGCGCCCGATTCCCGCCATGCCGGCATCTCGGTCATCATCGTCCCCCTCGACACCCCCGGAATCACGGTCCGCCCGCTGATCACCGGCGCGGACTACCGCGTGAACGAGGTCTTCTACGACAACGTCCGCGTCCCGGCGACGAACCGGGTCGGCGAAGAGAACGAGGGCTGGAAGGTCGTCGCGATGGCGCTCGACTTCGAGCGCACCCCGACGGCGAACCGCCTCGTCCGCGAATTCGGCGAGCTCCTGCACTGGGCGACCGCGGTGAATGCCGACGGCGTGCGTCCCGCGGATGACCCGCTGGTGCGGGCCAACATCGGCAAGCTCTCGGCCCGCATGGAAGTCATGCGCATGTTCTCCCTGCGCATCGCCGGCATGGTGGCCAACGGGCAGGTCCCGAACGTCGAGGGGTCGATGGCGAAGATCTGGAGTTCCGACTTCGGTCAGCAGCTCACGGATGCCGCGATCTCGATGATGGGCCGCGAGGGCGTCATCGGGCTTGGAGAACCGGATGCCCCGTTGGACGGCGTCATGGAACTCACCTATCGCGAGTCCACCGTGTTCCGCTTCGCCGCCGGCACCAACGAAGTGCAACGGGACATCATCGCTCAGCGCGGGCTCGGCCTGCCGAAGAACCGGAGATAA
- a CDS encoding ABC transporter substrate-binding protein: MSAGAIALVGVFALTLTACSGAGGGTASPSTSADAEPQAGGTAVVGALSEMPGFDPVRLVALGTGIERAAQVMDTLMYRNDITGEVTPKLAKSLESDDGKVWVLTLRDGVDFTDGTPLDAAAVIFNLNRHIAPDSKSSAKSMLSGIQTMEATGDLEVTITLAEPSGSFPLALTGSSPAGLIGSPAALANPDEFNENPVGAGPFKFKSWMRDSELDLVRNDDYFVKGQPYLDGVTYQVLPDPQGRIDAVMSGGVMLAQVSGSGWASVEANKSLITVASPAGGQALVPNSSKGPGSDVRIREAIGLATDPKVANSVIFPGSTLWNLDRDCIPFPESSPACLKGSSPTPDIEKAKELVAEYVAEGNSNVIDFSAPAASDEVSYYASAMSEIGLDVKIRIADAAAWLQDTATGNYDVIYGVNGSSGYPTQWRYMYSGGFNWGRVVNPDLDEALLRARDELKLEDRNKAWQDVSEVVKRDSILFWQTPFASATSYSTKLHLGSDEFPYEGTLMIYLGDAWLDQ; encoded by the coding sequence ATGAGTGCGGGAGCGATAGCCCTCGTCGGCGTCTTCGCGTTGACGCTGACAGCGTGCTCGGGTGCGGGTGGTGGAACAGCCTCACCGAGTACCAGCGCTGATGCCGAACCGCAGGCCGGCGGCACGGCGGTCGTCGGCGCTCTCTCGGAGATGCCCGGATTCGACCCGGTCCGCCTGGTCGCATTGGGGACGGGCATCGAGCGTGCCGCGCAGGTGATGGACACGCTGATGTATCGGAACGACATCACCGGCGAGGTCACCCCGAAGCTCGCGAAGTCGCTGGAGTCCGACGACGGCAAGGTCTGGGTGCTGACGCTCCGCGACGGCGTCGACTTCACCGACGGCACGCCTTTGGATGCCGCGGCCGTCATATTCAACCTCAACCGGCATATTGCGCCGGACTCGAAGAGCTCCGCGAAGTCGATGCTCTCGGGCATCCAGACGATGGAGGCGACCGGCGACCTCGAAGTCACCATCACGCTGGCCGAACCGAGCGGATCCTTCCCGCTCGCCCTGACCGGCTCCTCGCCGGCGGGTCTGATCGGTTCGCCCGCCGCGCTGGCGAACCCCGATGAGTTCAACGAGAACCCCGTGGGTGCAGGTCCCTTCAAGTTCAAGTCCTGGATGCGCGACAGCGAGCTCGACCTCGTCCGCAACGATGACTACTTCGTCAAGGGTCAGCCGTACCTGGACGGCGTCACATACCAAGTCCTTCCCGACCCGCAGGGCCGCATCGACGCGGTCATGTCCGGCGGCGTCATGCTGGCCCAGGTCAGCGGCAGCGGTTGGGCATCGGTGGAGGCGAACAAGTCGCTGATCACGGTCGCTTCGCCGGCCGGTGGACAGGCGCTGGTCCCGAACTCCTCGAAGGGTCCGGGCAGTGACGTCCGTATCCGTGAGGCGATCGGGCTGGCGACCGACCCGAAGGTTGCGAACTCGGTGATCTTCCCGGGCAGCACCCTGTGGAACCTGGACCGGGACTGCATCCCGTTCCCGGAGAGCTCGCCGGCGTGCCTGAAGGGCAGCTCGCCCACCCCTGACATCGAGAAGGCGAAGGAGCTCGTCGCCGAGTACGTGGCCGAGGGCAACAGCAACGTCATCGACTTCTCAGCGCCGGCGGCATCCGATGAGGTGTCGTACTACGCCAGTGCCATGTCGGAGATCGGGCTGGATGTCAAGATCCGTATCGCCGACGCGGCTGCGTGGCTGCAGGACACGGCGACCGGCAACTACGACGTGATCTACGGCGTCAACGGCTCGTCCGGCTACCCCACGCAGTGGCGCTACATGTACTCCGGTGGATTCAACTGGGGTCGTGTCGTGAACCCGGACCTGGACGAGGCGCTGCTTCGTGCGCGCGACGAGCTCAAGCTCGAGGACCGAAACAAGGCATGGCAGGACGTCTCAGAGGTCGTCAAGCGCGACTCGATCCTGTTCTGGCAGACACCGTTCGCCAGTGCCACTTCTTACTCCACGAAGCTGCACCTCGGATCCGACGAGTTCCCCTACGAGGGAACCCTGATGATCTACCTGGGCGACGCCTGGCTCGACCAGTAG
- a CDS encoding enoyl-CoA hydratase/isomerase family protein, protein MSEQEESPVLTSVQDGVLTITFNRPTRHNAVTGRMHREFTDALASAKDNDDVRVILLQGAGPSFCSGADVRDFIPVTPPPSPAQRAIGVMGGRDLVDAMLAVEQPIVAAVRGYAMGLGSTIALFSDIVIAAEDAVLADTHVNIGVVAGDGGAVMWPLLAGLGRARYHLLTGDRVTGALAAEWGLVYRATTSEELDAEAAKVVAKLAGTAPLALRGTKATLNRLVRQSVENVLDYGLWAEAVTFLSEDHVEATAAFTEKRAPVFTGR, encoded by the coding sequence ATGAGCGAGCAGGAAGAGAGCCCCGTCCTCACGTCCGTCCAGGACGGCGTTCTGACGATCACCTTCAACCGCCCGACCCGCCACAACGCGGTGACCGGGCGCATGCATCGCGAATTCACCGATGCGCTGGCCTCCGCGAAGGACAACGACGACGTGCGCGTCATCCTGCTGCAGGGTGCCGGGCCGTCCTTCTGCTCCGGAGCCGACGTGCGCGACTTCATTCCCGTGACGCCACCGCCGTCGCCCGCACAGCGAGCGATCGGCGTGATGGGCGGACGCGACCTGGTCGACGCGATGCTCGCGGTCGAGCAGCCGATCGTCGCTGCCGTGCGCGGCTACGCGATGGGCCTCGGCTCCACGATCGCACTGTTCTCGGATATCGTCATCGCCGCGGAGGACGCGGTGCTCGCCGACACGCACGTGAACATCGGCGTGGTCGCCGGTGACGGCGGCGCCGTGATGTGGCCGCTGCTCGCCGGACTCGGCCGGGCGCGGTACCACCTGCTCACGGGCGACCGTGTCACCGGGGCGCTCGCCGCCGAGTGGGGCCTGGTCTATCGGGCGACCACGAGCGAGGAGCTCGATGCCGAGGCGGCGAAGGTCGTCGCGAAGCTCGCCGGCACCGCACCCCTGGCGCTGCGCGGGACGAAGGCGACCCTGAATCGCCTCGTCCGACAGTCGGTGGAGAACGTGCTCGACTACGGACTGTGGGCCGAGGCTGTCACGTTCCTCTCCGAGGACCACGTCGAGGCCACTGCGGCGTTCACCGAGAAGCGCGCACCGGTCTTCACCGGCCGCTGA